One Dioscorea cayenensis subsp. rotundata cultivar TDr96_F1 chromosome 19, TDr96_F1_v2_PseudoChromosome.rev07_lg8_w22 25.fasta, whole genome shotgun sequence genomic window, CCAGTCTATACTCTAGagaaaagatatatatagaaACTCTTGGAGAAACAGTTTCTCTTTACTTCATACATATTAGTTTCTACTTGCATGCAACTATTTTCTCTTTAGCACAtcatacctatatatatatatataaatacgtACACAAATACAGTCCACGCCCAACTTGTTATGCATGGCTATAAACTAGTGAAAACCCTACCatcactactactactactactactccAAGTACTCCAACAATACCATCCATGGTGGCCGGGCCAATCATAATAGGCGCAGGGCCATCAGGTCTGGCAGTGGCCGCCTCATTGAGCCGTCTATCGATCCCTTCGATGATCATCGAGCGATCAAACGATATCGCTGATCTGTGGCAACATCATACCTATGATCGTCTTTCTCTCCACCTCCCTAAACAGTTATGCCAACTTCCTCACCTCCCATTCCCAACTCACTTCCCTACTTACCCTTCAAAAAATGACTTCCTCCATTACCTCCATTCCTATGCTCTCCATTTCTCACTTAAGCCTTTGTTCAATCACACTGTAGTGTCTGCTTCCTTTGATGCCAGTTGTTCCCTTTGGAGAGTCATTGTCACTGTTTCTGAGCCTCTTTCGGCTGCTTCCGGAACTAGTGAGTCCCTCTCGGAGACGTTATCGGAGTCTGGTGAGTCAACTGTTTTGCCGGAGGTGGTGGAGTTTATGTCAAGGTGGCTGGTGGTGGCCACCGGAGAGAATGCAGAACCAGTCATGCCAGAGATGAAAGGGAGGGAGATGTTCCATGGCAGTGTCTTGCATTCTAGTGAGTATAAGAATGGAATGGAGTATAAGGACAAGAAGGTTTTGGTTGTTGGTTGTGGGAATTCAGGGATGGAGATGTGCTTGGACTTGTGTGAGCATGGTGCTATCCCTTTCCTGTCTGTGAGAACTggggtaatatatatatatatatatatatgttctgtTTTTTTgatcattaattaattcaattgaTTTTGAACAAGAtgaatatatatgcatgcatgtgtgtgtgtgtaggtGCATGTTTTGCCAAGGGAGATACTAGGAACATCAACATTTAAGTTGGCAATGAAGTTGATGAAATGGCTGCCATTGAGAATGGTGGACAAAGTGCTGGTAATGGTGGCCAAGTTGGTGATTGGAGACACAGAGAAGTATGGGTTAAAAAGACCTCAAATGGGGCCACTGGAGCTCAAGAACTTGACAGGAAAAACACCCGTTTTGGATGTTGGAGCTCTTTCATTCATCAAAGATGGAACCATtaaggtattattattattattattattattattattattattattattattattattattattatttaattatatatatatatatatatattacagaaGGTAAAAGACAAGATTTCTTTTCTGTAAAAATCTTTTTACAGATAGTACCAGAAGTAGAATCTCTAACATGCAATGGAGCCAAGTTTGTTGATGGGAGAGAACTGACATTTGAGTCTGTGCTTTTCGCAACTGGTTATACAAACAATGTTCCTTCATGGCTCAAGGTCATCAatcatttattcatatataattaattcccatttcattatatatatatatatatatataatacaaagcattaatttattaattggtttttaattaTAGGAAGAACATGATCATCATCAGTTATGCTCTAATGGATGGAAAGGAGAGAAAGGGCTCTATTATGTAGGATTCACAAGGAGAGGACTACTCGGAACACGCATCGAAGCCGACAAGATCGCTTTCGACATTGCTGGGAATTGGAAGAACAAGTTGCAGCACTACTGATGATGACTGATCAATTAATTAACCATCCAAGTACTTAACAAAATTTTTGTTCCTATCATTGTGTCTCAAAGTTCATGATCATCATATCATATATCCACATGAAGATGTGGTGCATGTGTACAATCTTACAAGTTCTCAACATGATACAAGAGTGCATACAGCACTGcttatgttatcttttattattattattattattattattattattattattattattattattattattactactttaATTTGCAACACAAGTcttgttctttctctttcttgaatCCCCTTTAAATTATATaccaatgaaataataataatgataatgatgatgaataaaacaaaagagaggAGGAAGAGTGGTGGTCTTGCTCCCCAAATTCCAATTGCTGGGCACACTGAGGAGTTCTTGTTGTCTGTATGTATCTTCTCTCATGGTACTTATGTACAGTACTCTTATGATCAGAAGGAGGCACAGACTACTAATAAAAGGATGATGGCACTTGACACTGAGAGGTCCCAAAGCTTCACATGATTGTTTTATGATGAGTGAGTGGATGTATGAAacaaggggacactcctccatatGCTACAACActtcctttcatttcatttcatttcatttcatttcaggACCACCACcactatttatattataagtatatatatatatatatatatgtgtgtgtatgtatgtatgtaaaaCAGTAAACTATTAAGGTACTAATTAATCATGGAATATTAATTCTTGGAAATTAATGTTCTTCTTGCAcatacactatatatatatatatactaagagagagagagaatgttGGGgagatgataaatatatatatatatatatatgattgaaaaaataatagagattTGTGTTAAAGAGATCATTGAGTCCAAGGTCAAATGCATATCcaccaaattaaacaaaaggAGATACATGCATCTAATAACATGCATGGTGACATATTCCAAGAATTTTAACAAACTAATTAAACCTTCGAttcaaattctaatgaaaatcatataaaatttcTACAActtatataatagtttaaaacaaatattcaaaCTCTCACAATAATCAAGATAATAGATTCATGCATGAGCCCACagcaactttttaaaaataaaaattttaattatatgtaacTCTCATAACtctcatatataattaaaatgaatggGAAATCATCTCTTTCTCACACGCATACAAACAAACTGAATCCAAATGGAGAAACGTGCATCAAGACATGGAATTTTGACCTATGGTCAAAGACCAAAGGCCACGGATGCCTAAACGGGCATATATTCCCTTAGACAACTAGTGTAGGTGTAGCTTAACTTAGGTTTTTTGACTTATTTTGTTATTCTAAAACATGTACATAAATATATAGTACTGTTGAACAAGATGCATGCATGCACTCGTTGAGTAGGACTGCATGCGTGATCATCACATGATCACAATTAATCTcacacatatgtatatatatgcatggtaCTCACACATGCACATAAGAACTCATGCATGCAGTTGCATGCATTAGTGTTTCTATGTTGTAAGtactagctagctagctagtcTATACTGTGGTAcgtgttttatatatatatatatatatatatatatatatataaataagggGTTGAGTCTTGAGAttataaagaaaaggaaatcacAAGTATTAGGAGGGTCAGTGAGAAGTGCATGCAGATCAGAAATGCAGATATTAAGCAGAGCTGAGTGACTGAGTCTGTTGTGAGAAATGTGAAGGGGGTTCATTCatacattcattcattcattcattcactcACTCATGAATATAAGAGAGGCTGGTCACGTGAATAGATGAGTAGATGTTAATTATGAGACAAGACGAACAAGTGAAAGGAttgatgcatgcatgcaagcactGCAATCTGCATGGCAGTCCAATTTCAGtacacaattatatatatatatatgtgtgtgtgtatatacatatctCATGCATGATCTCATATATCTCTCGTTTGTATCCTACTCTTATGCATTGTGTGCTGTGTCCATATTGAGCAATGTGCATTTCTTGGCTGTCTTctgttttttctgttttctggACATGATTGATGACACAATCACTCTGCAAGTTTTCAGTGTGATTTCACTTACTAACATGCTTTTCCATTTCTTGCTAGCTGATCCATCCTACTATACTTCTATAGCAAATTAACCTGTTTCTTTATATATaggtgaaaaaaatatataaaccatagtttattgaagaaaataaattaacaacatatatatacaagacTGGTGTGAGGAGCTAACAAACTACACTAGtgcaaaaaaaaatccaccGGAAGtggaatgaaaaagaagaacataAGATAACCAcaataagaaaaacacaacaaaagatgCAAAAACAATGATTGTCATGAAATGCAAGAACAAACATAAGATCATGACACTTCAAAGAATACCATGTTCTTGATCAGTCCAAAACGGGCTTTTTGATTCAGCTGGGTGGGAGCTAACAAAGCTGAGATTTTTTTCTAATCAGTAAGATAATTTCTTCAAGTTTGGCTTTTTAGGCCACCGAAGCTGcataaattcaaacaattcgTCTTAACTTTGATGAATTTCACCAATTattgaaagatatgaaaatgCATTTGTTTTTCAGGCCAAATGTTCCAATAAATTGCACATAAATGATCATCTAAAATTGGGGTGCTAATTCGATCTCATCTCATTGATCAAACATTATTAAGGATAGACGGAGTGTATGGGATCCATCATTAAAATCTTATTGCCCCAGTAAACCAGTTGAAAATCTTAATTTTGTGCAAACACATTTTTTTACAAAGTTTCACTTATCCAACATCTAAGATTGTCATTATTCAaagaattataaaaagatttgactGAGAAACTACTATGTTTTTATCCCAACTTCAAGTATTATAATCCGAACCCTCGATCGGCAAATGTGAAGGTGATTACAAAGTTCAACATGACCATTGTTAGACACTAGAGGCCTACTGTAGCTAAAACTCAAACACCGTGACATAAGTGTTCTGCCACGTAgttattcattttcatcatataaccatagatagatatatatatatttgtgaagatatatataatttaattttcaaaaagacCATactatttctctctttttaaaaGTCAAGCCCCATATCATGTCAATCGTTTGAGCATGCTATTGAAATTTCAACTCTCTTAATTCAATGCATACAAGtagttcaatatatataaaacctTGTGGCACACATGAAAGTTTTTATGTGAGAACTGAATGTAACTTTTGGATTGGAACTAATGAAACCATTGACTTTTATATTAATTCCATTTTAAACgttattcattatttttgtatgaagaaaataaaagtccAATCAACATAAAAACCTTTCATACTCTTCATGTCATATGGCTTTTATGTTTACTTGCATATTATATATTCCTTAATTATAAAACTTGCTTTTTATGTGTCAataatatacacacacactgACACACATATAGCCAGATACAATgtttttagtttaatatatttaaataataaattaaaaattggttAGTAAAGGAAATTAATAATTAGTAAGATAAACATGATTTCTTTTCGGCGAAGGAAGGAAGGAGGGTAAGTTCACCGTCGGAGTCTGGTCACCGCTCTGACAGAGAACCCACGAGATGCATGTCCAGAGAACCATGACGCAATCGAACGGGCACGAATCTCAAAACTCCACGTGGTCGTATATCTCTGGTCTTCATGCAGCTCTGACGGCGCCCAGGTGGGCCTCACTGTTCCGCTTACGTGGCAACGTGTCAGTGGCCTTCTGGAGTGCTGTGATGACGTCAGCGGAGCACGGAAGACTAGGATGTACTTCCGTCGTGTTGCACCGCAGGTCCACCGCACCGCCCACAGTGACGTTGACTGGTCAATGGAGGAAATGGGCCTGGTAGTGGGCCCCACAACAATTTGGGCCCACAATACGAGAGTCTCTGTTTGATGGGTCATttgagaatgaaaacaaaactgAACATAAAAgggatttataaatatatataattttctttttctttttattttctttttcggaatagATATAAagcattttattaaaattaaattaaataaatactatagatacacacatgtatatatgtattatatttaaaaaaatattattaataaatataaatcattcattttctcAATTTAAATGTTCTGCCAATCAAGTGGCGAAACAAAGAAGACAAGAACTtaatgtaattatattttaataattttttaaatagtttggtttttcaattattttaaaataatctatatatgatggcaaaaaaaaacatggtgTGAGTTGGTATAACCACAATGAGCTTTTGGTCCAATGACATTCATCTCACTCTGAAATGCATTGGTTCGTGAGTAACGAGTCTCTTGTTGTAAGTGCGGATAtgcaatttaaattttgtgtCAGCCGGATAAGAACACATGACTGAAACGTTTGATTTTTAATGATGCACACATCCTTGATTGTACATGTGCTTATtgtattcattatatatatataacctccGAATGTAATATTATGCTCAAAATCATTCACtaaattgttcttttttattaataatagtggtttatccactttttttttttaaaaatcattcactaaaaccaaatgaaattaaCAAGGCTAGTTGTACATAGTTGAATGAAAATTACAACCAAGCAAAATGTTATGGAAAAAAAGTAATGTTGAATTATATAAAACtagaagaataaaagaaataaaaacatacattaaaaattgaaagagaaggCAAAGAAGTCTGATAATTAGGGTCCTACTTTGATTGAGATACAAATTTCTATTAAATGGGAATTTCCTAGAAGCATGCAGCTTagtaaaataaactaataaaattttcataattttgactttttttttttttcttaaataataattaaaaaaaagtttaattagACTAGGCAGCCATCATCATCCTGACAAATTCTTCATAATTCACTTGACCATCACCATCCAAATCAGCTTCCCTTATCATCTGTTCAACCTCTTCATCAGTTAATTTCTCCCCCAGATTTATCATCACATTCCTTAACTGCattttcatcacaaatacaaattattaataatactaattagtattattataataaataatataaatgaaaagtcagtaaaagtttttttttaaaaaaaaaaaacacaactagatgaagattttcttttcaaaccaTTACAAAGCTGTGTAGTCGCTCAGGTAGTtctgtaaaaaatatatttacttataattttttacgagatattattatttttttacatgctCCTCTGGTGGAACttcaacttaaaaaattttgtttttccattaATCTTGGAATAAtgggaaaaggaaaaaataaacgGCAAGCGTAAATATAGGAATTATACAGTTGAACGTTGAGTATAAGAGTATATGAACAAATAACTATGTcattataattacaaaataaattgtATTAAAGTTTTGAAATTGCATAGTCACGTTGGCCCAGTAAAAAGTGTTTGTATAAAACATTCAAAAGATCCtaagtttaaattttactaGACGCAATAGTGATAACGGTCCCGGTTGTGAGTTCAAGTGTGCAATTTGAACTCCGCATTACTAGGTGAAGGGACACGAGTTGGGTTTATAATTCATACCCCGTATCATCGAGTGAGGGCACATGCGCTAAACTTGCAACCTGAACTCCGCGTCACCGAGTGAAGGCATATGAGTTGAATGTTAAATTTTCGGTTTGTGTGCATGGCCTTTATAGTGTTTATCatatttgctatatatatatatatatagaacaaccTTTGAGCCCAAAgaggttaaaaaaattatttatgcaacttaaaaatttaataactcataatagctaattattatgttaattaatatgAATAGCATCTTGATTAAGGGCATgattaataaagaaattaattattaaataatcacCTCACTAGCTGAGATGTACCCATTTTGGTCTTTGTCAAACACTTTGAATGCCTCTTTCAGCTCTTCCTCTGCATCAGTCTCCTACATACATAAATACATGCAAATTTCACCTCAAACGTTTacgtacctttttttttaaaaaaaaattagttacttATATACCTCCCTACTCAaagcaaaattttaattaacaagattatatatatatatatatatgataagatAAAAAATCTAGACTTATATATTCAGCTCAAGTTATTTTGATACGTTTTTTGATAATCGATCTATTTTAACTATCTTTGTTACAAGTAACattttaaatcatattagatgtaaactaaataaattatataagtcTGGTTCAACACATAAGCTTAAGTTAAtagaatgaaaatttcaaacttatataatcaaatctagtttttttttaattaatattaatttttttaatatatattaaaatatataaaagaaaaatcatatatatatatatatagaaattaaagttaataataGAAGTACCTTCATTTTTCTAGCCATGAGATGCAAGAACTCAGAGAATTCAATGGTGCCATTGCCATCAGAGTCCACCTCACTTATCATATCATGGAGCTCTTCTTCCGTTGGATTTTTGGCCCAAGTGATTTAATCACAGTGGCCAATTCATCAAGTGTGATgcaccctatatatatatatatatatatattaattgttatACACCAACTAAACaatcttattaaaattaacattaatattaaatactttgttattaatgaaaaaaaaacttgattaaatatatataagtatataaagactagaaagaaaaatatcACATTTTAGTCAAATGGGGATTTGTAGGGTCCACACAAGTCTTgcccaataatatatatatatatatatacataaatataatatgtatacTATTCCTATAATATGTGGAAGGCTTGACCTTTGAGCATTTCAATGCTAagcaattttataataaaatttaaagtatttttggGACAGCTAATATATGAGCACATTCAACTA contains:
- the LOC120250528 gene encoding indole-3-pyruvate monooxygenase YUCCA8-like; translated protein: MVAGPIIIGAGPSGLAVAASLSRLSIPSMIIERSNDIADLWQHHTYDRLSLHLPKQLCQLPHLPFPTHFPTYPSKNDFLHYLHSYALHFSLKPLFNHTVVSASFDASCSLWRVITLSESGESTVLPEVVEFMSRWLVVATGENAEPVMPEMKGREMFHGSVLHSSEYKNGMEYKDKKVLVVGCGNSGMEMCLDLCEHGAIPFLSVRTGVHVLPREILGTSTFKLAMKLMKWLPLRMVDKVLVMVAKLVIGDTEKYGLKRPQMGPLELKNLTGKTPVLDVGALSFIKDGTIKIVPEVESLTCNGAKFVDGRELTFESVLFATGYTNNVPSWLKEEHDHHQLCSNGWKGEKGLYYVGFTRRGLLGTRIEADKIAFDIAGNWKNKLQHY
- the LOC120249594 gene encoding LOW QUALITY PROTEIN: calmodulin-like protein 11 (The sequence of the model RefSeq protein was modified relative to this genomic sequence to represent the inferred CDS: deleted 2 bases in 1 codon); the encoded protein is MDLLSEEQISEFQEAFCLFDKDGDGCITLDELATVIKSLGKNPTEEELHDMISEVDSDGNGTIEFSEFLHLMARKMKETDAEEELKEAFKVFDKDQNGYISASELRNVMINLGEKLTDEEVEQMIREADLDGDGQVNYEEFVRMMMAA